One part of the Bacteroidota bacterium genome encodes these proteins:
- a CDS encoding nucleotide sugar dehydrogenase, with protein sequence MYNDIVNKKNKIAVIGLGYVGLPIALEFAKKVSVIGFDINKERVELMRKNIDPSGELESSAFEGCDIEFTDSIDVLKKANFFIVAVPTPIDEHKLPDLKPLLGATRSIAKALKKGDYVVYESTVYPGCTEEDCIPVLEEISGLTYKTDFKDGYSPERINPCDKEHTLAKITKVVSGCDAESLDNIAKVYEIVVTAGVFKASSIKVAEAAKIIENTQRDVNIALMNELSIIFNKMGINTYEVLEASGTKWNFLRFMPGLVGGHCIGVDPYYLTYKAQELGYHSQVINSGRYVNDSMGFYVAKQTVKKLIAMGKDLSKCKVLVMGATFKEDVEDIRNSKVSDVINEFKSYGVNVDVIDPRANSDELKLEYGYELTKTPATDYDAVVVAVNHKEYKGLVEEDFKKMTKPEAMIVDLKGILNGKIKDLKYWSL encoded by the coding sequence ATGTATAATGATATTGTAAATAAGAAAAATAAAATAGCTGTAATCGGACTTGGATATGTTGGTCTCCCGATTGCATTAGAGTTTGCAAAGAAAGTATCCGTAATAGGGTTCGATATTAATAAAGAGCGTGTAGAACTGATGCGCAAAAATATTGACCCTAGCGGTGAATTGGAAAGCAGTGCATTTGAAGGTTGTGATATAGAGTTTACAGATTCTATTGACGTACTTAAAAAAGCCAATTTCTTTATTGTAGCTGTACCTACACCGATTGATGAACATAAATTACCGGATTTAAAACCCTTGCTTGGCGCCACACGCTCCATTGCAAAAGCGCTTAAAAAAGGGGACTATGTCGTCTATGAATCTACCGTTTATCCCGGATGTACCGAAGAAGATTGTATCCCGGTTCTTGAAGAAATCTCAGGATTAACATATAAAACTGATTTCAAAGACGGTTATTCTCCGGAACGAATTAATCCCTGTGACAAAGAGCATACCCTCGCTAAAATTACGAAAGTTGTTTCCGGATGTGATGCCGAATCACTGGATAATATTGCCAAAGTTTACGAGATTGTTGTAACCGCCGGTGTATTCAAAGCCTCCTCCATTAAAGTGGCAGAAGCAGCCAAAATCATAGAGAACACACAGCGGGATGTGAATATTGCTTTAATGAATGAACTTTCCATCATTTTCAATAAGATGGGCATTAACACCTATGAAGTACTGGAAGCATCCGGTACGAAATGGAATTTCCTTCGCTTTATGCCGGGTCTTGTGGGTGGTCATTGTATTGGAGTTGATCCTTATTACCTGACCTACAAAGCACAGGAATTGGGCTATCATTCCCAGGTGATCAATTCAGGACGTTATGTCAATGACTCCATGGGATTTTACGTGGCGAAGCAGACCGTAAAAAAACTGATTGCCATGGGAAAAGACTTAAGCAAATGCAAAGTTTTAGTGATGGGCGCCACGTTTAAAGAAGATGTGGAAGACATCCGAAATTCTAAAGTCTCTGATGTCATCAATGAGTTCAAATCCTATGGAGTAAATGTGGATGTAATTGATCCACGTGCGAACAGTGATGAATTAAAGCTGGAATATGGCTACGAGCTCACCAAGACCCCGGCGACAGATTATGATGCAGTGGTGGTGGCTGTGAATCACAAAGAATACAAAGGACTTGTAGAGGAAGATTTTAAAAAGATGACGAAGCCGGAAGCAATGATTGTAGATCTGAAAGGCATCCTGAATGGCAAGATAAAAGACCTCAAGTACTGGAGTCTG
- a CDS encoding SDR family oxidoreductase, which yields MSRKRVLITGAAGFLGSHLCDRFIKEGFDVVGMDNLITGDLRNIEHLFRLKEFEFYHHDVSKFVYVPGQIDYILHFASPASPIDYLKIPIQTLKVGSLGIHNLLGFARVKNARILIASTSEVYGDPTVHPQTEDYWGNVNPIGPRGVYDEAKRFQEAITMAYHTYHHLETRIVRIFNTYGPRMRLNDGRVLPAFIGQALRGEDLTVFGDGSQTRSFCYVDDLIEGIYRLLFSDYAYPVNIGNPQEITIREFGEEIIKLTGTNQKLITHPLPQDDPKQRRPDISKAIEILGWQPKISRAEGLKYTYDYFRSLPPEELNKTAHRFA from the coding sequence ATGTCAAGAAAAAGAGTTCTTATTACAGGCGCCGCAGGATTTCTCGGCTCACACCTCTGCGATCGTTTCATTAAGGAAGGATTTGACGTAGTAGGAATGGATAACCTTATCACCGGCGATTTAAGGAATATCGAACATCTCTTTCGATTGAAGGAGTTCGAATTCTATCACCACGATGTCAGTAAATTCGTATATGTTCCCGGACAAATAGATTATATATTACATTTCGCCTCTCCGGCAAGTCCGATAGATTATTTAAAGATTCCTATTCAAACCCTGAAAGTTGGTTCATTAGGGATTCACAATCTGTTAGGATTCGCAAGAGTGAAGAATGCAAGAATATTGATTGCTTCCACCAGTGAAGTCTACGGTGATCCTACTGTTCATCCACAAACCGAAGATTATTGGGGTAATGTAAACCCAATAGGTCCGAGAGGAGTTTATGATGAAGCCAAACGTTTTCAGGAAGCCATCACCATGGCCTATCATACCTATCACCATCTGGAAACCAGGATAGTCAGAATATTCAATACGTATGGTCCAAGAATGCGACTGAATGACGGCAGAGTATTACCGGCGTTTATCGGCCAGGCATTGCGTGGTGAAGATCTCACTGTATTTGGCGATGGCTCACAAACACGATCTTTCTGCTACGTAGATGATTTAATTGAAGGTATATACCGCCTGCTCTTCAGTGACTATGCCTATCCGGTGAATATCGGTAATCCTCAGGAAATCACGATTCGCGAATTCGGCGAGGAGATTATCAAGTTAACGGGCACCAATCAAAAACTAATTACGCACCCATTGCCTCAGGATGATCCAAAGCAACGGAGACCGGATATCAGCAAAGCCATAGAAATTCTTGGCTGGCAACCCAAAATCAGCAGAGCAGAAGGACTCAAATACACCTATGATTACTTCAGAAGTCTGCCTCCTGAAGAATTAAACAAGACGGCTCACCGCTTCGCCTGA
- a CDS encoding N-acetyltransferase: MEYSAHSSAFIDEGCTIGKGTKIWHFSHIMSNCVIGENCNIGQNVVISPDVVLGNNVKVQNNVSIYTGVICEDDVFLGPSMVFTNVTNPRSAVNRKSQYAKTRVKKGASIGANATIVCGHDIGSFAFIGAGAVVTKDVPDYALVIGNPARQTGWMSEYGHKLQFDKDGMATCPESQQRYQLKANSVSRIS; the protein is encoded by the coding sequence ATGGAATATAGCGCTCACTCGTCTGCCTTTATTGATGAAGGATGTACAATAGGAAAAGGAACTAAAATCTGGCATTTCAGTCATATTATGTCGAACTGTGTCATAGGTGAAAATTGCAATATCGGTCAAAACGTGGTGATTTCTCCTGATGTCGTTTTGGGTAACAATGTTAAGGTGCAGAACAACGTTTCTATTTATACCGGTGTCATTTGTGAAGATGATGTCTTTCTTGGTCCAAGTATGGTTTTTACCAATGTGACGAATCCGCGAAGTGCTGTCAATAGAAAAAGTCAGTACGCGAAAACAAGGGTTAAAAAAGGAGCTTCCATCGGAGCAAATGCAACGATTGTCTGCGGACATGATATCGGATCTTTCGCCTTTATCGGAGCCGGAGCTGTGGTGACAAAAGATGTTCCCGACTATGCGCTTGTGATTGGCAATCCGGCCCGACAAACCGGATGGATGAGTGAATATGGACATAAGCTGCAATTTGATAAAGATGGAATGGCAACATGTCCCGAAAGTCAGCAGCGTTATCAACTAAAAGCAAATAGTGTAAGCCGAATCTCCTGA